In one window of Nocardia brasiliensis DNA:
- a CDS encoding cob(I)yrinic acid a,c-diamide adenosyltransferase, producing the protein MSVHLTRIYTRTGDDGTTGLSDFSRVAKTDPRLVAYADCDETNAAIGVAIALGEPTEQVRAVLLQIQNDLFDAGADLSTPVVAEPKYPPLRIEQRYIDRLEGWCDEFNAELPALNSFILPGGTPLAALLHTARTVARRAERSAWAAIETHPDDTNVLAAKYLNRLSDLLFILSRVANPGGDILWKPGGSRSST; encoded by the coding sequence GTGAGTGTGCATCTGACGCGGATCTATACGCGAACCGGCGACGATGGGACCACGGGTCTCAGCGATTTCTCGCGGGTGGCGAAGACCGATCCGCGCCTGGTCGCCTATGCCGATTGTGACGAGACCAACGCCGCCATCGGTGTGGCGATCGCGCTGGGTGAACCGACCGAGCAGGTGCGCGCGGTGCTGCTGCAGATACAGAACGATCTGTTCGACGCGGGCGCGGATCTGTCCACGCCGGTGGTCGCCGAGCCGAAGTACCCGCCGCTGCGCATCGAACAGCGCTACATCGATCGGCTCGAGGGCTGGTGCGACGAGTTCAATGCCGAACTGCCCGCACTGAATTCGTTCATCCTGCCGGGCGGCACCCCGTTGGCGGCGCTGCTGCACACGGCGCGCACGGTGGCGCGACGCGCCGAACGTTCGGCCTGGGCCGCGATCGAGACACACCCGGACGACACGAATGTGCTTGCGGCCAAGTATCTGAATCGCCTCTCGGACCTGCTGTTCATCCTGAGCCGCGTGGCGAATCCCGGCGGCGATATCCTGTGGAAGCCCGGCGGAAGCAGGTCGAGCACCTGA
- the murA gene encoding UDP-N-acetylglucosamine 1-carboxyvinyltransferase — translation MERFLVTGGNRLVGEVAVGGAKNSVLKLMAAALLAEGTTTITNCPDILDVPLMGDVLRGLGCDVTIDAGTVTINTPAEPKYHADFPAVTQFRASVCVLGPLMARCKRAVVALPGGDAIGSRPLDMHQAGLRLLGATSEIEHGCVVARADELQGAKIRLDFPSVGATENILMAAVLAEGETVIDNAAREPDIVDLCNMLVQMGARITGAGTSVLTVQGVKRLSPTTHRVIGDRIVAATWGIAAAMTMGDVRVTGVNPKHLSLVLDKLRSAGARISFEQDGFRVVQAERPRAVNFSTLPFPGFPTDLQPMAIGLAAIADGTSMITENVFEARFRFVEEMIRLGADARTDGHHAVVRGIPRLSSAPVWSSDIRAGAGLVLAGLVAEGTTEVHDVFHIDRGYPNFVEQLQALGGEVTRVGAAQ, via the coding sequence ATGGAACGGTTTTTGGTTACCGGCGGGAATCGACTCGTCGGTGAAGTCGCGGTGGGAGGCGCCAAGAACAGCGTCCTCAAGCTGATGGCCGCTGCCCTGCTGGCCGAGGGCACCACCACGATCACGAACTGCCCGGACATTCTCGACGTGCCGCTGATGGGTGACGTGCTGCGTGGTCTCGGCTGCGATGTCACGATCGATGCGGGGACGGTCACCATCAATACCCCCGCGGAGCCGAAGTACCACGCGGATTTCCCCGCGGTGACCCAGTTCCGCGCGTCGGTGTGTGTGCTCGGCCCGCTGATGGCCCGCTGCAAGCGAGCCGTCGTCGCGCTGCCTGGCGGTGACGCCATCGGTTCGCGTCCGCTCGATATGCACCAGGCCGGGCTGCGGTTGCTCGGCGCGACCAGCGAGATCGAGCACGGTTGCGTCGTCGCCCGCGCCGACGAACTGCAGGGCGCCAAGATCCGGCTCGACTTCCCGTCGGTGGGCGCCACCGAGAACATCCTGATGGCCGCGGTGCTCGCCGAGGGCGAGACCGTGATCGACAACGCCGCCAGGGAACCCGACATCGTCGACCTGTGCAACATGCTCGTGCAGATGGGTGCGCGGATCACCGGCGCGGGCACCTCGGTGCTCACCGTGCAGGGGGTCAAGCGCCTCTCGCCGACGACGCATCGGGTGATCGGTGACCGGATCGTCGCCGCGACCTGGGGCATCGCCGCAGCCATGACGATGGGCGATGTCCGGGTGACGGGCGTGAACCCCAAGCACCTGTCCCTGGTGCTGGACAAGCTGCGTTCCGCGGGCGCGCGGATCTCGTTCGAGCAGGACGGTTTCCGCGTGGTGCAGGCCGAGCGCCCGCGCGCGGTGAACTTCTCGACGCTGCCGTTCCCTGGTTTCCCCACCGACCTGCAGCCGATGGCGATCGGGCTGGCGGCGATCGCCGACGGCACGTCGATGATCACCGAGAACGTCTTCGAGGCGCGCTTCCGTTTCGTGGAAGAGATGATCCGGTTGGGCGCCGACGCGCGCACCGACGGGCATCACGCTGTGGTGCGCGGTATTCCGCGCCTGTCGAGCGCGCCGGTGTGGTCGTCCGATATTCGGGCCGGCGCCGGTTTGGTACTCGCCGGTCTGGTTGCCGAGGGCACGACCGAGGTGCACGACGTCTTCCACATCGACCGCGGCTACCCCAATTTCGTTGAGCAACTACAGGCTCTGGGTGGGGAAGTGACCCGGGTCGGCGCGGCGCAATGA
- the nucS gene encoding endonuclease NucS — protein sequence MRLVIARCQVDYVGRLTAHLAMARRLLLMKADGSVLVHSDGGSYKPLNWMSPPCWLEERGAADVPDGAKALWVVTNKAGEELRITIEDIEHDSSHELGVDPGLVKDGVEAHLQELLAEHVQTLGPGYTLIRREYMTAIGPVDLLCRDAAGATVAVEIKRRGEIDGVEQLTRYLELLNRDPLLAPVTGVFAAQQIKPQARTLAEDRGIRCLVLDYDSLRGTESTEFRLF from the coding sequence GTGCGCCTAGTGATTGCTCGCTGTCAGGTCGACTACGTAGGGCGACTCACCGCCCATCTGGCCATGGCCCGCCGCCTGCTGTTGATGAAAGCGGACGGCTCGGTGCTCGTGCACTCCGACGGCGGTTCCTATAAACCGCTGAACTGGATGAGCCCGCCGTGCTGGCTGGAGGAGCGCGGAGCCGCCGATGTACCCGACGGCGCCAAGGCGCTCTGGGTCGTCACCAACAAGGCAGGCGAAGAACTCCGCATCACCATCGAGGACATCGAGCACGATTCCTCGCACGAGCTCGGGGTCGACCCCGGCTTGGTGAAAGACGGTGTGGAAGCCCATCTTCAGGAGCTGCTCGCCGAGCACGTGCAAACCCTCGGCCCCGGCTACACCCTGATCCGCCGCGAATACATGACCGCGATCGGCCCCGTCGATCTGCTGTGCCGCGACGCGGCAGGCGCCACCGTCGCCGTCGAGATCAAACGCCGCGGCGAGATCGACGGCGTCGAACAGCTCACCCGCTACCTCGAACTGCTCAACCGCGACCCACTACTGGCCCCGGTCACCGGCGTCTTCGCCGCCCAGCAGATCAAACCGCAGGCCCGCACGCTCGCCGAGGACCGCGGCATCCGCTGCCTCGTCCTGGACTACGACAGCCTGCGCGGCACCGAGAGCACCGAATTCCGCCTGTTCTGA
- a CDS encoding rhomboid-like protein, whose amino-acid sequence MAVTATTDDQPTVVGSRRWRPRVPATIGYLAALVLVTSIFSVLSDSAQSNVVLHASTNLHNLLQGRVVTLLSSALVIGDVGVAWLIMPMLACLLALAELRFGALHMVRVFLAGHIGATLLVAAGLWVAVEFDWLPASVRWSEDVGISYGAMALIGALVFVVPRRSRIPWAAGWFVAAVGGVLLGQSFTSVGHLLAFCIGSGVGYGMIRTKTPVTRAFTKVELALLGTSAVLAGAVLFG is encoded by the coding sequence ATGGCCGTCACGGCGACCACGGACGACCAGCCGACGGTCGTCGGTTCGCGTCGGTGGCGACCTCGGGTGCCCGCGACCATCGGCTATTTGGCCGCGCTCGTACTGGTCACCTCGATCTTCTCCGTGCTCAGCGACTCGGCCCAGTCCAACGTGGTGCTGCACGCCAGCACCAACCTGCACAACCTGCTGCAGGGCCGCGTGGTCACCCTGCTGTCGAGCGCGCTGGTGATCGGCGATGTCGGCGTCGCCTGGCTGATCATGCCGATGCTGGCCTGTCTGCTCGCGCTGGCGGAACTGCGCTTCGGCGCGCTGCACATGGTGCGGGTCTTCCTCGCCGGGCATATCGGCGCGACCCTGCTCGTCGCCGCCGGTCTGTGGGTGGCGGTCGAATTCGACTGGCTGCCCGCGAGTGTGCGGTGGAGCGAGGACGTCGGCATCAGCTACGGGGCGATGGCGTTGATCGGCGCGCTCGTCTTCGTGGTCCCGCGACGCTCCCGTATCCCTTGGGCCGCAGGCTGGTTCGTCGCGGCCGTGGGCGGAGTCCTGCTCGGCCAGAGCTTCACCAGCGTGGGGCACCTGCTGGCCTTCTGTATCGGCTCCGGTGTCGGCTACGGCATGATCCGCACCAAGACACCGGTCACCCGCGCGTTCACCAAGGTGGAATTGGCGCTTCTCGGCACCAGCGCGGTCCTCGCCGGCGCGGTGCTCTTCGGCTAG
- a CDS encoding ATP/GTP-binding protein codes for MPRRKPRTDGQGGRSRTGGAPLGDVFGRTETGPGDETYVVRTIPGTRATKPYRCPGCDHEIAIGVAHIVAWAADGGEDDRRHWHTGCWNGRRTRGITRRWS; via the coding sequence ATGCCTCGTCGGAAACCGCGCACAGACGGTCAAGGCGGCCGCTCGCGCACGGGTGGCGCGCCCCTCGGTGACGTCTTCGGCCGCACCGAAACGGGGCCGGGGGACGAAACCTATGTGGTGCGTACGATTCCCGGCACCCGTGCGACGAAGCCCTACCGCTGTCCCGGCTGTGACCACGAGATCGCGATCGGTGTCGCGCACATCGTCGCCTGGGCCGCCGACGGCGGCGAGGACGACCGCAGGCACTGGCACACCGGCTGCTGGAACGGCCGCCGCACCCGCGGCATCACCCGCCGCTGGTCTTGA
- the mce gene encoding methylmalonyl-CoA epimerase — protein MDSSDFIPADYVVAVDHVGVAVPDLDVAVAWYAENLGMVETHREVNESQGVHEAMLSLPGAPDRATALQLLAPLNAESTIAKFIDRNGAGLQQLAYRVTDIDAVCAHLRERGLRLLYESPRSGTADSRINFIHPKDAGGVLIELVEPNANVTH, from the coding sequence ATGGATTCGTCCGATTTCATCCCCGCGGACTACGTCGTCGCCGTCGACCACGTCGGTGTCGCCGTGCCCGATCTGGATGTCGCGGTTGCCTGGTACGCGGAGAATCTCGGCATGGTCGAGACCCATCGCGAGGTCAACGAGAGCCAGGGCGTGCACGAGGCGATGCTGTCGCTGCCCGGCGCGCCCGATCGCGCTACTGCCCTGCAGTTGCTGGCCCCGCTGAACGCCGAGTCGACCATCGCGAAGTTCATCGACCGTAACGGCGCGGGCCTGCAACAACTGGCCTACCGCGTCACCGACATCGACGCGGTCTGCGCGCACCTGCGCGAGCGCGGTCTGCGTTTGCTGTACGAGTCGCCGAGGTCTGGAACAGCGGATTCGCGCATCAACTTCATCCATCCCAAGGATGCTGGCGGTGTGCTGATCGAGTTGGTCGAGCCGAACGCGAATGTTACGCACTAG
- a CDS encoding acetyl-CoA C-acetyltransferase, with the protein MPTPSADSASDRPRSVIVSGARTPVGRLLGGLKDFSGSDLGGFAIKAALEKGGVAPEQVDYVIMGQVLTAGAGQIPARQAAVAAGIPMDVPALTVNKVCLSGINAIALADQLIRAGEYEIVVAGGQESMSQAPHLLEKSREGFKYGDVTMRDHMAYDGLYDIFTDQPMGALTEQRNDTEPISREEQDAFAAASHQRAAEAWKNGLFDDEVVPVAVPQRKGDPLLVAADEGIRADTTVESLAKLRPAFRKDGTVTAGSASQISDGAAAVVVMSKAKAEELGLSWIAEIGAAGVVAGPDSTLQDQPANAIAKACAREGISPADLDLVEINEAFAAVGVASTRKLGIDPAKVNVNGGAIAIGHPLGMSGARILLHLVLELKRRGGGVGAAALCGGGGQGDALIVRV; encoded by the coding sequence GTGCCTACCCCATCCGCCGACTCCGCCTCCGACCGTCCGCGGAGCGTGATCGTCTCCGGTGCGCGTACTCCGGTCGGCCGGCTGCTCGGCGGGTTGAAGGACTTCAGCGGTTCCGATCTCGGCGGTTTCGCCATCAAGGCCGCGCTGGAGAAGGGCGGCGTCGCGCCCGAGCAGGTCGACTACGTCATCATGGGCCAGGTGCTCACCGCGGGCGCGGGGCAGATCCCGGCCCGGCAGGCGGCGGTGGCCGCGGGCATCCCGATGGACGTGCCCGCGCTGACCGTCAACAAGGTGTGTCTGTCCGGTATCAACGCAATCGCGTTGGCCGATCAGCTGATTCGGGCGGGCGAGTACGAGATCGTCGTCGCGGGCGGCCAGGAATCGATGAGCCAGGCGCCGCATCTGCTGGAGAAGAGCCGCGAGGGCTTCAAGTACGGCGATGTCACGATGCGCGATCACATGGCCTACGACGGGCTCTACGACATCTTCACCGATCAGCCGATGGGCGCGCTGACCGAGCAGCGCAACGACACTGAGCCGATCAGCCGCGAGGAGCAGGACGCGTTCGCGGCGGCCTCGCACCAGCGCGCCGCCGAGGCGTGGAAGAACGGCCTGTTCGACGACGAGGTGGTGCCGGTCGCGGTGCCGCAGCGCAAGGGGGACCCGCTGCTGGTCGCCGCCGACGAGGGCATCCGCGCCGACACCACGGTGGAGTCGCTGGCCAAGCTGCGTCCGGCGTTCCGCAAGGACGGCACGGTGACCGCGGGCAGCGCCTCGCAGATCTCCGACGGTGCGGCCGCGGTCGTGGTGATGAGCAAGGCCAAGGCCGAGGAACTCGGCCTGAGCTGGATCGCCGAGATCGGCGCCGCCGGTGTGGTCGCGGGCCCGGATTCGACGCTGCAGGACCAGCCGGCCAACGCCATCGCGAAGGCCTGTGCGCGCGAGGGCATTTCGCCCGCCGACCTGGATCTGGTGGAGATCAACGAGGCGTTCGCCGCGGTCGGTGTCGCCTCGACCCGCAAGCTGGGCATCGATCCGGCGAAGGTGAACGTCAACGGCGGCGCGATCGCGATCGGCCATCCGCTCGGCATGTCCGGTGCGCGCATCCTGTTGCATCTGGTGCTGGAGCTGAAGCGCCGTGGCGGCGGTGTCGGCGCGGCCGCGCTGTGCGGCGGCGGCGGTCAGGGCGACGCCTTGATTGTCCGAGTCTGA
- a CDS encoding DUF3817 domain-containing protein yields the protein MGNVFDLSTAAKRLRFIAVLEAISWVFLIISSVLKRLPDPIMWPVKVFGMTHGIVFVLFVLSVIVASRELAWSGKTTLLALLSSIPPFFTVLFEIWAVRTGKLGELSNQVSTESAAPASATS from the coding sequence ATGGGCAATGTCTTCGACCTGAGCACTGCCGCGAAGCGGCTTCGTTTCATCGCGGTGCTGGAGGCGATCTCCTGGGTTTTCCTCATCATCAGCAGCGTGCTGAAGCGGCTTCCTGACCCGATCATGTGGCCGGTGAAGGTTTTCGGCATGACGCACGGCATCGTCTTCGTGCTGTTCGTGCTCTCCGTCATCGTCGCCTCGCGGGAGCTGGCGTGGAGCGGCAAGACCACGCTGCTCGCGCTGCTGTCGAGCATCCCGCCGTTCTTCACCGTGCTGTTCGAGATCTGGGCCGTGCGGACCGGCAAGCTCGGTGAGCTGAGCAACCAGGTTTCCACCGAGTCCGCGGCCCCGGCCTCGGCCACCTCGTGA
- a CDS encoding tetratricopeptide repeat protein: MSGAVDLSSLKQPPAGAAGGPGGGDYAVNEANFETKVLRRSVQVPVVVALYSQRSPGSVELVRTLERLVGESGGAWDLATVEAESNMRIAQAFGVQGIPTVIAVAGGQPLADFQGAQPEPQVRQWLSAVVDAVAGKLPGGETPDEAPEDPRFIAAETALEQGDMAGAEAAYEAIIAAEPGNEEAKGALRQLRFLARAQAIPQTAIATADADPSNVAAALDAADVELLSQLPEAAFERLIAVVKRTAGDDRTKARTRLLELFELFDQAEPFVVAARRKLAAALY, translated from the coding sequence ATGTCCGGGGCCGTGGATCTGTCCAGCCTGAAGCAGCCCCCCGCCGGAGCCGCCGGCGGGCCAGGTGGCGGCGACTACGCGGTGAACGAGGCGAATTTCGAGACGAAGGTGCTGCGCCGCTCGGTGCAGGTGCCGGTGGTGGTCGCGCTGTACTCGCAGCGCAGTCCGGGCAGCGTCGAGCTGGTCCGGACGCTGGAACGACTGGTCGGCGAGAGCGGCGGGGCGTGGGATCTGGCCACCGTCGAAGCCGAGTCGAACATGCGGATCGCGCAGGCGTTCGGGGTGCAGGGCATTCCGACCGTCATCGCGGTCGCGGGCGGTCAGCCGCTGGCCGATTTCCAGGGCGCGCAGCCCGAGCCGCAGGTGCGGCAGTGGCTCAGTGCCGTCGTCGACGCGGTGGCGGGCAAGCTGCCCGGCGGCGAGACGCCCGATGAAGCGCCGGAGGACCCGCGCTTCATCGCCGCGGAAACGGCGCTGGAACAGGGTGACATGGCCGGCGCCGAGGCGGCCTACGAGGCGATCATCGCCGCGGAGCCGGGCAACGAGGAGGCCAAGGGCGCGCTGCGGCAGCTGCGCTTCCTGGCTCGCGCGCAGGCGATCCCGCAGACCGCGATCGCGACCGCCGACGCCGACCCGTCGAACGTGGCCGCCGCGCTCGACGCCGCCGACGTCGAACTGCTGAGCCAGCTGCCCGAGGCCGCGTTCGAGCGCCTCATCGCGGTGGTCAAGCGCACCGCGGGCGACGACCGCACCAAGGCGCGCACCCGGCTGCTCGAACTCTTCGAATTGTTCGACCAGGCAGAGCCGTTCGTGGTGGCGGCACGGCGCAAGCTGGCCGCCGCGCTCTACTGA